The stretch of DNA GAATACCTCGATCAACTAAATAAAACAGGAAGTTTCCCAGATGAGACCGACAAGACCCCAATGTGCTTCATAAAATGCTACTTGGAAAAAATGAACATTCTCAGTGATGAGGGTGATATCAACGATGTTAAAATCTTCGAGATGTTCCCCAGTATGAATAGCGATACAATTGATGACTGCAAGAAGGTAAAAgttaaatatgaaatattgaatcaatttatAATTCTCATCCCTCTCCTCAACCCCCTCCGTgttggggaatttttaatttaggaaaTGGACCAGTCAAACAATGTCTGCGAAAAGGTATATTTTCTCGTGCGTTGCGTGATGACTCGACTTCTTGTTGATGGAAGGAGCACCGACAATAAATAGAGAGGATGTTAAACACGTGTAatgcaaggaaaaaaatttggGGCGTTTGTTTTAGATCTTTGTAAATAGATATCACTTGACATTGCGTAATATACCCTTAAATGTTAGTACAATACATTAATTAGTGCTTTTACTAATAAATTGTGTGCAAATTAAAGCGCCAAAAATGGcgataaacaagaaaattttaattttaatttatttttaactcttCAACGTAAAAGTGTGGTAAGTAAATTGCTCAGATGGCAAGCCTAAAAAGATTAAACAAAAAGcagttttttaaataaaaaatcgtaATTTTCCACgccattaaaactttttaaaaaaaattcaaacagtaTTTTCTCGCTTTTTATATCGATTGcgaatttaatataattttccgatGTGTTTTTAGAgactatttttcaaaatctcctttatataataaagaaaggtctctctatcatttcgtgtctgtacagctatgcatttctacaccgttggtccgatcgcgatgaaatttggtacagagtctACTGGCACCAGGCGGTTTTCACCAAcgatattcattttccccccagagctccccttcatagcgcccccatataaatttgatgcttttttgactactttttgaatttggcgccatttTTGGTACTACttgctcaagagaaaatgagatggatgcattttcctgctatccgtctccctcactttttcagttttttgcaattttctcgcgtttttcTCCGAATTTTCAcgggaaattgtgttttttgtgatcAGGAAGCGACGCTGCGTCGAttgacataaaaaaatccaaaagttcgcgaaaatgtatttccgggaaaaaaaagtgcgtgtaaaatccccaaccgtcaaaattttgaatttttgatttcaaccgtcaaaatttccgcgggcctCAAATTCCGCACGGAGGAGCTCCCCGAGGCTCCCAGAGCATccgtaagtgccccaggagcccaaaaaatgcgttttatgcccacaaatttgggaaaaaacacggatatcacgaattttgtcgaaatgcaaaaaaaaagttcgtttagttcaaattttaatatttcatgccATCTTAAGTTTAAGAGATTCCAATGTTGTCTTGTGACAAGCCACAAGAACGCCATAATATTTGTCCGACCAGAAGAGAGGACAAAAGTTTTATAGGGTTTGCACCCCATAAAGAGTTGTCCTATTATTGTAGACATGTCTATGGACATGTCTAACAGCAATCCAATGTGATCTTTTTTCAGCGAACATATCCAATGAAAGTCCAAaggattatcattggacattcgtTTGGGATATGTCCAATTACAGTCTTATATCTAgtctaatgatttttcttgggaCGTGTCCTTCACTTGTCCTATATGAGTCCAATTTCCGTTTACATTGAAcgtttccaatgccagtccaatggattatcattggacattcgattgtgatatgtctaacagtagtctaatgtttaatcctacgatttatgttaggacaccataatcagacgtccaatgctactccaaggtaatttcataggacattctaattgaacgtttccaatgccagtccaatggattattattggacattcgattgtgatatgtctaacagtagtttaatgtttaatcctacgatttatgttaggacaccataatcagacgtccaatgctactccaaggtaatttcataggacattctaattggacGTATCTAATGCCAGTCCAATAGATTAccattggacattcgattgaGATATATTCAACCATAgtctaatgtttaatcctacgatttatgttaggacaccataatcaaacgtccaatgctactccaaggtaatttcataggacattctaattgaacgtttccaatgccagtccaatggattatcattggacattcgattgtgatatgtctaacagtagtttaatgtttaatcctacgatgtatgttaggacaccataatcaaacgtccaatgctactccaaggtaatttcataggacattctaattggacGTATCTAATGCCAGTCCAATAGATTAccattggacattcgattgaGATATATTCAACCATAgtctaatgtttaatcctacaGTTTACCTCAGGACACTTTAATCAGACATCCAATGCTAgtcgaaggaaaatttataggacattctaattggacatatcca from Lutzomyia longipalpis isolate SR_M1_2022 chromosome 1, ASM2433408v1 encodes:
- the LOC129787650 gene encoding general odorant-binding protein 84a, with translation MKDFSSVRTTMFRKISTVYFLALVLFVVLIEHGSGTKMLQQPGGGSGAAASASSTSQKRSNEMTPIEAMSMCNESFRTTEEYLDQLNKTGSFPDETDKTPMCFIKCYLEKMNILSDEGDINDVKIFEMFPSMNSDTIDDCKKEMDQSNNVCEKVYFLVRCVMTRLLVDGRSTDNK